In a genomic window of Planococcus sp. MB-3u-03:
- a CDS encoding AbrB/MazE/SpoVT family DNA-binding domain-containing protein gives MKSTGIVRKVDQLGRIVTPIELRRALGVSVGDPMEIFMEDDRIILRKYKTEKTCAITGEILDDNFEYAKGLHLSPKGAAILLEELQNVTKK, from the coding sequence ATGAAAAGTACAGGAATCGTACGAAAAGTAGACCAATTAGGGCGCATTGTCACGCCTATTGAATTAAGAAGAGCACTTGGTGTCTCTGTTGGGGATCCGATGGAAATCTTTATGGAAGATGATCGAATCATTTTGCGAAAATATAAGACGGAGAAAACGTGTGCGATTACAGGAGAAATCTTAGACGATAACTTTGAATACGCGAAGGGATTGCATCTGAGTCCAAAAGGCGCAGCCATTCTCCTTGAAGAATTACAGAACGTTACGAAGAAATAA
- a CDS encoding conjugal transfer protein TrbL family protein — protein sequence MKRVSLFAALSLVILFLLPVQAFAEEGKFLEETVEDYRNAGNVTPQQAENVESYMKNVLYLEKYDYETNQFDCKWHEIGCHTNSFLFTTVSGFVFGAIDSFSKFQISSEFITGNAVYEGYMLNFKSLAWTIAAIFILWQTLKIVILYSGNGEEGMNSLYEKLVAVVTGGILLGVYSQFFEWILELTHLLTETMLTSPVTHYDILQVMAVNSVGYGLILMIVVSAILFVFFLSILYRTVLFVILYITGVLAIPTIVNDQYNFFNLWMKTVVSNILTLTIQLLCFVLGIKTLVDLEGGNMVVGMIFFIVGLSIPTLLNQFGASTGTAKSVGSSVKYVARYAKR from the coding sequence ATGAAAAGAGTTTCTTTGTTTGCTGCACTAAGCCTTGTAATTCTTTTTTTACTTCCTGTTCAAGCCTTTGCTGAAGAAGGGAAGTTTTTAGAAGAAACAGTTGAGGATTACAGAAATGCCGGAAATGTAACGCCTCAACAAGCAGAAAATGTTGAGTCTTATATGAAAAATGTTTTGTACCTTGAGAAATATGATTACGAAACAAATCAATTTGACTGTAAATGGCATGAAATTGGCTGTCATACAAATAGTTTTCTTTTCACTACTGTGAGTGGCTTTGTTTTTGGGGCTATTGATAGCTTTAGCAAGTTTCAGATAAGTTCAGAGTTTATTACGGGAAATGCAGTTTATGAAGGGTATATGTTGAATTTCAAATCACTGGCTTGGACGATTGCAGCGATATTTATTCTATGGCAGACGCTTAAAATCGTTATTTTATATAGCGGAAACGGTGAAGAGGGGATGAATTCCCTTTATGAAAAATTAGTGGCTGTTGTAACAGGAGGTATTTTATTAGGAGTATATTCGCAGTTCTTTGAATGGATTCTTGAATTAACACACCTTTTAACTGAAACGATGCTTACATCACCTGTTACTCATTACGATATCTTGCAAGTAATGGCTGTAAACTCAGTAGGATATGGCTTGATACTTATGATAGTAGTATCTGCTATTTTATTTGTCTTTTTCCTTTCAATTCTATACCGAACAGTATTGTTTGTTATTCTTTACATTACGGGAGTTCTAGCAATTCCTACTATCGTAAACGACCAATACAATTTCTTTAACTTATGGATGAAAACAGTTGTTAGCAATATCTTAACGCTTACGATTCAATTACTTTGCTTTGTGCTCGGAATTAAAACATTAGTTGATCTTGAAGGTGGAAATATGGTCGTTGGAATGATCTTTTTCATCGTAGGACTTTCAATCCCAACATTATTGAATCAATTCGGAGCATCAACTGGAACGGCAAAGTCAGTTGGCTCATCTGTAAAATATGTCGCTCGTTATGCGAAAAGATAA
- a CDS encoding helix-turn-helix domain-containing protein: MATLNDLRNRLMQNEEIKEAFESVEYNRSRNIFKRRMELGLSQRDLADKASVTQKTISRIEGGDPGIRQTTLIKVYTALDLKEDGTPREKEYVVHQ, translated from the coding sequence ATGGCAACTTTGAATGACTTGAGAAACCGCCTGATGCAGAATGAGGAGATAAAAGAAGCGTTCGAAAGCGTTGAATATAACCGGAGTCGAAACATTTTCAAAAGACGGATGGAGTTAGGGCTTTCCCAAAGAGATCTTGCTGATAAGGCTAGTGTTACGCAGAAAACCATCAGCCGGATTGAAGGTGGAGACCCAGGGATACGCCAAACCACGCTTATTAAGGTGTACACAGCCTTAGATCTAAAAGAGGATGGAACTCCTCGTGAAAAAGAATATGTCGTACATCAGTAA
- a CDS encoding AbrB/MazE/SpoVT family DNA-binding domain-containing protein, with the protein MHTKRINNLGRIVIPKEILEMFELHEGDLVDITHNDRQIIVEPHRQRYVCAVTGKVTEEAIRIGEAWISKEGLKQIVKYMSDE; encoded by the coding sequence GTGCATACAAAAAGGATTAACAATTTAGGGCGTATTGTGATTCCAAAAGAGATTTTAGAGATGTTTGAGCTGCACGAAGGTGACTTAGTTGATATTACGCATAACGATCGGCAAATTATCGTCGAGCCTCATCGACAACGCTATGTCTGTGCCGTGACAGGCAAAGTGACGGAAGAAGCCATTCGGATTGGCGAAGCCTGGATTAGCAAAGAGGGCCTAAAGCAAATTGTGAAATACATGAGTGACGAATAA